The DNA region CTGCGAAGGGAGTGAACTCAAAATCATCCATCCGAATGTCAAGTGAAGTGGTAATATGATCGCGTATCAATGTAAGCCAATGGAGTTGTTCTGAAGTAAAGTATCCACCCTCTAACCATTCCTCAAAGTTTCGGTTGACAGTTACACGGAAAGGCTCAAGAAAAATAGTATTACCCATAGCAAATCGAACGAGAGATATAAGATCCGTACGTCGTTCAACGTTGCCTCGAACACGGTTTGGGGATCTCTGTTGGTAGGCGAACCATAAGGCCTCGCAAGAGAGCCCGTTTGAATACTGTCGTAATGATGCTTCCAATACAATTAAGTAGTCTACCTCAAGCAAACCGTATGCCTCCGAACGGTTACACAGGATTTGTAACGCTGACAATTCATCTACGTTTTGGTCAATAAACTGTTTAAAGGCGTGGATGACCGCAGTAACCTGTGTGGAATTTAGATTGTCAAATCCAGCATCAATAACCCGATCTTCGCTAATTTCGTCAATCAACTGGTCCCTATCCGTCCCAGTGGGTTCAGAAGGTTCACCAGAGGGCGGATCGCCTGAGAGCGATTGTGAATCGGTTTTCACGGAGTCGCAGACCCCGACAGCATCAACGATAACAAAGTGTGTCTTGGCAGTCGCATCACCGGTGACGGATTGCAGATCGTTAGAATTGATAGTCCGCACACCGCGTCCCTTCATCTGCTCAAAATAGCCACTGGATCGAACGGTCCGCATAAAAATCAGGCATTCAAGCGGTTTAATATCAGTGCCTGTGGAAATCATATCAACACTGACGGCAATTCGGAACATCGAATCATTGCGAAATTGTGCGATAAGCTCTTCGGGTCTATCGCTTTGATAGGTAATTTTTTGACAGAATTCGTCCGTTTCGGCAAATACATCCCGGACAATATGGACGATATCCTCGGCGTGAGAGTCATCTTTCGCAAAAATAAGCGTTTTTGGAACGATTCCCCGACTCGGGAAAAGTTCTGTGGAAAGTTTTTCCTTAAACGTCTGAATAACTGTGCGAATCTGGTCTATGGCAACGACATCCCGATCCAATTGTGTTTCTGCATATTCAACATCAGCGTCTAACGCATCCCAGTTAAGCCGCCGACTTTGCCTATCCCGTCTTGCGACATAATTACCCGCCTCAAGTGTGCTACCACTCTGTGTAATTTCAGTTTGAATCCGATAGACGTAATAACCAACATTTACATTGTCCTCTACAGCTTGTTCGTGGCGATATTCAGAAACGAGATTGTGATCAAAAAAGCCGAGCGTTTGTCTATACGGCGTTGCAGTCAGCCCGATAATGAAAGCGTCAAAGTATTCCAATACCTGTCGCCATCTGCCATAGATGGAACGGTGGCACTCATCAACAATAATAACGTCAAAGGTATCAATAGGAATTGCTGGATTATAGATGACTTCTGGTGTTTGTCCTTCCCTATTTTCAAAATCGGAAATCTCTTCTGCTTCCGTTTCATAGTCAGGATCGCCTTTCAGCATAGAATAGAGACGTTGGAGTGTCGTGATACATACCTGACTTACCGAATCAATTGTGTTGCTATCGAGGTGTTGAACGTTGTAGAGGTCGGTGAATTTTGAATTGTCATCGGGAGGCGTGTAAGCCTGAAACTCGCGGAGAGCCTGTCTACCAAGGTTCCGCCGGTCTACGAGAAAAAGGACCCGTTTGACCTTAGCAAATTTGATGAGTCGGTAAACAGCACTTACGGCAGCGTAGGTTTTCCCACTACCCGTCGCCATCTGGATTAAGGCGCGTGGGCGCGCTTCCTTCAAAGAGGCTTCAAGGTTGGTGATTGCCTCAAATTGGCAATCCCATAAGTTTCCTCTCTCTAACGTAGATAAATTGGTCCTGAGATTTTCCCGAAGCGTCGTTAATTCATTACCTCGCCCCAAGAGAGAATTAGGGGTGTGAAACGCAAAGACCTGCCGCGAACGAGAGTCAGGATCCTGAGTATCTCGAAAATAAGTCTCAGCTCCTGTTGACGCGTAGGAAAACGGGAATTGGGGAAGACGACGTAAGTTATCTGGCAAACTCGCTCGATACCGTTCAGCCTGTTGGAGGGCTCCGCTGAGCGTTGTCCCTTCTGGTTTGGCTTCTATCACACCAACAGCGACTCCATTGATAAACAGGAGATAATCAGCCCTCTGGTCTGCCCTCAACGGATATTCGCGAACAGCGACACCAAACGCAGCACCCGTGTCATGTTCAGCGTGATTTTGGACGTGCCAACCGGCTGCTTCAAGCATATTGTCTATGTTGCGTCTTGCTCGCTGTTCAGGTATCATTTTAACAAGTAGTAAAAAATAGGACAGTAGGTTAATCAAAAACCTAAAAATCCGCGTAATCCGATAAATCCGTGCAAATCCGCGATTCAGACAAAAGATAAAAAATAGGGCAAGCCCTTAGACCTGCCCTACAATCTGTATGTGACACGCTTAGACGTTACACACATCAAAGGCGTGTTGCATCGCATCGAACGCATCGCCTTTGGGACCGAATTCATGTCCCACATAGAGTTCATATCCGGTGTTGACGACGGCACGCATTACGGCAGGATAGTAAATCTCCTGCTCGTCATCAAGATCATGCCGTCCAGGGTTACCCGCGGTATGGTAATGCCCGATATAGTCGCTATAATCCGTGATGTTACGGATCAGGTCGCCTTCCATGATCTGCATGTGGTAGATGTCATAGAGGAGCTGCGCACGGGGTGAGCCGACACCTTTGCAGACCTCAACCCCCCACTCCGTCTTATCGCATTGATAATCCGGATGGTTGACTTTACTGTTGAGCAGCTCGACACAGAGATTGATCCCCTTCTCCTCGGCGGCTTTCGTAACACGGGACAAACCTGCTATCGTGTTATCACGTCCCTCTTCCTCCGATCTGCCTTCCCGATTTCCAGAGAAACAGATGAGTCCGGGAATGTCGTTTGCCGCGGCGATGTCGATGTTCTGAAGGATTTCATCTTCAATCCGGTCATGATTGCTGGGATCGTTTAAGCCAGACGGAAGTGACGCGTGTCCGACGATAATCGCAACGCGCATCCCGTGGTCCTGAACGACCGACCAGTATTCTGCGGGTAGCATTTCAACGGATTTATAACCGATTTCAGCGGCTTTCTTGATAACTTCTATTGGATCTCTGCCGCGGCTGAAACCGCCGAAACAGATGGATTGATTAATTGGCATAGGTCTCTCTTTCTTTAAAAAATATAGGAGTAGGCACGCTCCGACGTGCCGTAACAATTTTCTACAGGTCTACCGCCTTACCCGTCCGGAAGGAAGTACTCGCCGCGAGCATAATGCGGAGCGTCTCCAAGGCGTCACTGTAAGGTGATAGAATGTTTGAGGTGTCCCCAGACTTCACGGCATCAATAAAGACGCGATCCCGGTCGTGTCCGCCTTCGTTGGAGAGGGCTTCTGTCTCGCCACCGCGATTCACTTCGTTCGCCCCGCCGACGGTGACAACGAGTCCACGCGTGAAGACTTCAAGATGCACGCGTCCGAAACCTTCCATTGCACACGCCGAGACGATGTTCGCAACAGCACCGTTCTTGAATTCGATGTTCACCATGCTGATGTCGTCTATGTCGTAGTTCTCAATATGCGCCATACTACCGCTCGCGGCAACGCCGTGGACAGTCTTCCCATCGCTACCGACGAGGAAGCGGGCAAGATCAAAGATGTGTGTTGTCTGTTCGACGTGTTGTCCACCGGATTCGGCACGGACACGCCACCACGGTGTCCCAGGCATGCCACCCATCCAATATCCGAGTGCCCCGAGAATTTGCGGTTGATCTTCAAGCATCGCTTTCGCGTTCTGTGCATTACCGCCGTAACGCCAGTGGTAACCGACACTCGTGACGACACCGCTCTGTTCAACGTATTCATTGATGATAATCGCGGGTTCTAATTCGGAATGGATCGGTTTCTCAATAAACATCGCGATGCCTTTTTCACAAGCGATGCGTTCCTGTTCGCCGTGTGCAAAAGGGGGTGTACAAATATAGACGGCGTCTAATTCCTCTTTGTCATACATGACGCGATAATCGGTGTAAGCGTTGCCGCCGAATTCTTCGGCACGCTGTTTTGCTCGGTCTTCCGAGATGTCGCACATCGCGCTAAATTCAACATCCTCAAAATTGTCTTTAAGGTTGCTCATGTGCGCACCAGCCATACCGCCGGTTCCGATGAAACCGAGTTTCACTTTATCCATGTTTTCTCCTTAAAAATGGGTATTTCAAGATCCCTAAGTTTTACGGAGATAGTTTAACAAAAGTGGATGTTTATAGCAAGCAATTTATTTTCAAATGTGCTACAATGTATTTAGGCACAATAAGAAACATCAGCAAATATGAAATCTATCTTCAAAACAAAAGGTGAACTATTATGAACGATGCTGAATTCCGAGAACGTGTTTTAACGTGGATGGAGCGCACTGATAACTGGATGGAGCGCACTGATAACTGGATGGAGCGCACCGAGGAATGGAAAAATAAAACGGATGATCAGTTCACGGATATCCGCGCCTCTCTCGGCGAACTCCAAATCGGTTTAGGGTGGATCCGGGGTAAACTTGAGGGTAGACAAGAATCGGATGCGGCGCTGTGGGGCAAAATCGCTGTTTTAGCAGCGGTAGGTTCCGGAATCATCGCGCTTCTGGCGTATTTCAAGTGAAGTGAGACGGTGCTGCCCATTGTGTCTTCCGAAGGTCGGTGGACAGCACCCTAACCCAAACAGAGAGGGGGAAACACTATGGGTTTCAAATTTGGATATAGTACACTCCGCTGGCAAACACCAGATTTTGAGGAATTGCTAACGCAACTGAAGGACGCAGGATGGGACGGTTGGGAGATGCGGCAATCCTTGGACTGGGTAGGCACACCGCAACACATTCGACAGGTGTGTAACAATACGGATTTACCGATCGCCGCCGTAACAGCACGCGGACTCCCGATCGATAAAGACACAGAACAGATGGAACTCAACAAACGACGCATTGACTTTGCCGCAGAAGTCGAAGCCGATTGTTTCATGTTCATGGGCGCGGGAAAACCGCAAGACCGTCCAGTGAATCATTCAGATCTCGCCGCACTCGCCGATGTCTCCGAAGATTGGGCAGAATACGCCGCACAATACGGCTTGGAGGTCTGTTATCATATCCATACCAACACGACCGTGGACTCAATCGACGATTGGGCAAAATATATGAGTCTCCTCCGAAAGTGCAAATTGTGCATAGATGTATCCCATTCCGCACTCTGGGGTTACGATCCGGTTGAGTCCATTCGCCGGTATAGCGATGTTCTCGTCTATGTTCACCTTCAGGATTATGCAGGCTATACTGGTGGAGATGGCAACTCCTACGATGTAGATTGGGTTGATGTTGGTGCTGGCACTGTCATGGATTTCCCCGGTATCATGTCGACACTGGAGGAACTCAATTATGACCGCTGGGTTACCGCATGCCCTGGACAACTTGAGGAACGCTCGGATCTCGAGCGCATGACAGTGAACCGTGAGTATCTGCGCCAATTAGGCTATTAATCTATAGCTCTATAGGAGCAAGCTCCGCTCGCGACAGGTTAAATCCAAAATCTAAGATAACTATAGTTTGGACAATTTCAGTCAGGTTCATACCTTGTTTTCAAGGTATGTCTGATTTTTCTCGAGGTTTCTCACACATACCCAACTCCGAAAAAATAAACTCGGAGGCCCCAAAGGATAGCCCCAGCGGGGCGAAATGTTTATAGAAACGCCATCCCCCCACCAGGCAAACCCCAGCGGGGCGAAATGTGTATCCTTGAAAAAATTGTCCAAAGTTTAGTAAGATAACGTGAGTTTGAAAATAAATCTGTAGGTGTTTTTGCTGGGGTGTTTCCCCTAGGTAGAGCGGTAAAGACGGACGAAAACCCTCGAAATTCGGACAAATCTGCGGTTTTCAAGGGCCTCCTTGGGTCAGAAACCATAGCGAAACCCGACATGTCACTTTTATCAAACTGGCGTTAAGATAGGAAACAAGGTATATGAACAAACCCGCGGAGGACATCCGCTCTATTCTTGCCACGGATTGTGGTAGCACAACAACGAAAGCAATTCTAATCGAAAAAAGAGGGGCGGAATACCAACTCATCGTGCGGGGTGAGGCACCGACCACAGTAGAAGCACCTGTCGAGGATGTAACGGCAGGCGTTATTAATGCAATCACCGAAGTCGAGGAACTCGCAGGACGTAAACTCCTCAACGAGGGTGTGATTCTCAAACCACAACGCGGAGATGAAGGCGTTGACATCTACATATCAACGAGCAGCGCCGGTGGCGGACTCCAGATGATGGTCGCAGGCGTTGTCCGCAATCTGACCGCGGAAAGTGCCGAGCGTGCCGCACTCGGGGCAGGTGCCATCGTTATGGATGTTATTGCCTCGAACGATAAGCGCCTTCCACACGAAAAAATTGAACGCATCCGGCATCTACGTCCCGATATGCTACTCCTTTCCGGGGGTGTCGACGGTGGGACAACCTCACACGTCGTCGAATTAGCTGAAATTATCGCAGCTGCCCGTCCGAGACCTCGGTTGGGTATCGCTTACGAACTCCCGCTCATCTATGCCGGTAACAAAGACGCTCGCGAATTGATCAAAGAACGTCTGCAAGACGTAATGGCACTGGAGATGGTGGACAACCTCCGTCCGGTTTTAGAACGTGAAAACCTCATGCCGACACGCCACAAGATTCAGGACCAATTCCTTGAACACGTTATGGCACATGCACCCGGTTACAGGAAACTCATCGACTGGACAGACGCACCGATTATGCCGACCCCCGGGGCAGTCGGTGAGATCATTCAGACCGTCGCTGCACAACAAGATATTGCGGTCGTGGGTGTTGACATCGGTGGCGCGACGACGGACGTGTTTTCCGTCTTTAAAAACAGAGAGGACGCATCTATCTTTAACCGCACTGTGAGTGCGAATCTCGGTATGAGTTACAGCGTCTCTAACGTCCTTGCCGAAGCCGGTTTAGAAAACGTCCTCCGTTGGGTCCCGTTTGATATTGAAGTCGGGGATCTCCGCAACCGCATCAAGAACAAGATGATTCGCCCGACGACAATCCCACAAACCTTGCAAGAACTGATCCTCGAACAAGCGATTGCGCGTGAGGCACTCCGACTCGCTTTTGAACAACATAAACAGCTCGCCGTGGAATTGCGGGGTGTCCAGCAACAACGGACGATCTCTGAAGCCTTCGATCAAGCCGAAAGCGGTCAAACCCTCGTTGATATGTTCTCCTTGGATATGATCGTCGGAAGTGGGGGTGTTTTATCGCACGCACCCCGGCGTCAGCAAGCCATGCTCATGATGATAGACGCCTTTCAACCTGAAGGCATAACGCATCTCGCTGTTGATAGCATCTTCATGATGCCGCAACTCGGTGTTTTGGCGCAGGTCAACCCTGAAGCCGCGACGCAGGTCTTTGAACGGGATTGCCTCATCCATTTAGGCACTGCGATCACGCCAGTCGGCATTGCCAAGGTGGGTGAAATCTGCCTTTCGATTGAAGTTGGCATCGCAGGCAACCCACCCATCACCGAGGATGTCCC from Candidatus Poribacteria bacterium includes:
- a CDS encoding DEAD/DEAH box helicase, with the protein product MIPEQRARRNIDNMLEAAGWHVQNHAEHDTGAAFGVAVREYPLRADQRADYLLFINGVAVGVIEAKPEGTTLSGALQQAERYRASLPDNLRRLPQFPFSYASTGAETYFRDTQDPDSRSRQVFAFHTPNSLLGRGNELTTLRENLRTNLSTLERGNLWDCQFEAITNLEASLKEARPRALIQMATGSGKTYAAVSAVYRLIKFAKVKRVLFLVDRRNLGRQALREFQAYTPPDDNSKFTDLYNVQHLDSNTIDSVSQVCITTLQRLYSMLKGDPDYETEAEEISDFENREGQTPEVIYNPAIPIDTFDVIIVDECHRSIYGRWRQVLEYFDAFIIGLTATPYRQTLGFFDHNLVSEYRHEQAVEDNVNVGYYVYRIQTEITQSGSTLEAGNYVARRDRQSRRLNWDALDADVEYAETQLDRDVVAIDQIRTVIQTFKEKLSTELFPSRGIVPKTLIFAKDDSHAEDIVHIVRDVFAETDEFCQKITYQSDRPEELIAQFRNDSMFRIAVSVDMISTGTDIKPLECLIFMRTVRSSGYFEQMKGRGVRTINSNDLQSVTGDATAKTHFVIVDAVGVCDSVKTDSQSLSGDPPSGEPSEPTGTDRDQLIDEISEDRVIDAGFDNLNSTQVTAVIHAFKQFIDQNVDELSALQILCNRSEAYGLLEVDYLIVLEASLRQYSNGLSCEALWFAYQQRSPNRVRGNVERRTDLISLVRFAMGNTIFLEPFRVTVNRNFEEWLEGGYFTSEQLHWLTLIRDHITTSLDIRMDDFEFTPFAELGNGAKVYQLFGDDLGGILKDLTEKLVS
- a CDS encoding TIM barrel protein, with the protein product MPINQSICFGGFSRGRDPIEVIKKAAEIGYKSVEMLPAEYWSVVQDHGMRVAIIVGHASLPSGLNDPSNHDRIEDEILQNIDIAAANDIPGLICFSGNREGRSEEEGRDNTIAGLSRVTKAAEEKGINLCVELLNSKVNHPDYQCDKTEWGVEVCKGVGSPRAQLLYDIYHMQIMEGDLIRNITDYSDYIGHYHTAGNPGRHDLDDEQEIYYPAVMRAVVNTGYELYVGHEFGPKGDAFDAMQHAFDVCNV
- a CDS encoding Gfo/Idh/MocA family oxidoreductase produces the protein MDKVKLGFIGTGGMAGAHMSNLKDNFEDVEFSAMCDISEDRAKQRAEEFGGNAYTDYRVMYDKEELDAVYICTPPFAHGEQERIACEKGIAMFIEKPIHSELEPAIIINEYVEQSGVVTSVGYHWRYGGNAQNAKAMLEDQPQILGALGYWMGGMPGTPWWRVRAESGGQHVEQTTHIFDLARFLVGSDGKTVHGVAASGSMAHIENYDIDDISMVNIEFKNGAVANIVSACAMEGFGRVHLEVFTRGLVVTVGGANEVNRGGETEALSNEGGHDRDRVFIDAVKSGDTSNILSPYSDALETLRIMLAASTSFRTGKAVDL
- a CDS encoding sugar phosphate isomerase/epimerase produces the protein MGFKFGYSTLRWQTPDFEELLTQLKDAGWDGWEMRQSLDWVGTPQHIRQVCNNTDLPIAAVTARGLPIDKDTEQMELNKRRIDFAAEVEADCFMFMGAGKPQDRPVNHSDLAALADVSEDWAEYAAQYGLEVCYHIHTNTTVDSIDDWAKYMSLLRKCKLCIDVSHSALWGYDPVESIRRYSDVLVYVHLQDYAGYTGGDGNSYDVDWVDVGAGTVMDFPGIMSTLEELNYDRWVTACPGQLEERSDLERMTVNREYLRQLGY
- a CDS encoding methylaspartate mutase, which produces MNKPAEDIRSILATDCGSTTTKAILIEKRGAEYQLIVRGEAPTTVEAPVEDVTAGVINAITEVEELAGRKLLNEGVILKPQRGDEGVDIYISTSSAGGGLQMMVAGVVRNLTAESAERAALGAGAIVMDVIASNDKRLPHEKIERIRHLRPDMLLLSGGVDGGTTSHVVELAEIIAAARPRPRLGIAYELPLIYAGNKDARELIKERLQDVMALEMVDNLRPVLERENLMPTRHKIQDQFLEHVMAHAPGYRKLIDWTDAPIMPTPGAVGEIIQTVAAQQDIAVVGVDIGGATTDVFSVFKNREDASIFNRTVSANLGMSYSVSNVLAEAGLENVLRWVPFDIEVGDLRNRIKNKMIRPTTIPQTLQELILEQAIAREALRLAFEQHKQLAVELRGVQQQRTISEAFDQAESGQTLVDMFSLDMIVGSGGVLSHAPRRQQAMLMMIDAFQPEGITHLAVDSIFMMPQLGVLAQVNPEAATQVFERDCLIHLGTAITPVGIAKVGEICLSIEVGIAGNPPITEDVPYGELRLYPLSLGEKATVKLQPSRRFDVGAGNGHAVESEVMGGVVGLVVDTRGRPLEIPADTQQRVAQLTKWQAALDAYP